Proteins encoded by one window of Streptococcus sanguinis:
- a CDS encoding DUF1310 family protein has translation MKKKNKIILIIVSLFVAVCLGGGMYMAHKNQEFQNEMVKIVHSEEVKNLIEKKLKKLDPHALTDKGKIRSYKIDDKTIRHNPMGGIMFHIVINENQDIIGKFGIQKYGEDEPISTVGMSKSKKFQDLLKE, from the coding sequence ATGAAGAAAAAGAATAAAATTATACTAATTATCGTCAGTTTGTTTGTGGCTGTTTGTTTGGGAGGAGGAATGTATATGGCGCACAAAAATCAAGAATTTCAGAATGAGATGGTAAAGATTGTCCACAGTGAGGAAGTGAAGAATTTAATAGAAAAGAAATTAAAAAAATTAGACCCTCATGCTTTAACGGATAAGGGGAAGATTCGTTCTTATAAAATAGATGACAAGACCATCCGTCATAATCCTATGGGCGGAATCATGTTTCATATTGTAATCAATGAAAACCAAGATATTATAGGTAAGTTTGGCATTCAAAAATATGGGGAAGACGAACCAATTAGTACAGTAGGAATGTCAAAATCAAAGAAATTTCAAGATTTACTTAAGGAGTGA
- a CDS encoding DUF1310 family protein has protein sequence MKQKHKIILSVVSLFLVLCLGGGIYLTYKNQEFQNEMIRIVHSEEVKKLIVEELKAIDPNALTEKGKIRSYKIDDSSIKHNPMGGIMFDIIINDSISMFGKMGIQKDGGSEQLSSVGMSESAGLQALVGE, from the coding sequence ATGAAGCAAAAACATAAAATTATCTTATCAGTTGTTAGCTTGTTTTTAGTTCTTTGTCTGGGAGGAGGAATATACTTGACTTACAAAAATCAAGAATTCCAGAATGAGATGATAAGAATTGTCCACAGTGAGGAAGTAAAGAAATTGATTGTGGAAGAATTAAAAGCAATTGATCCAAATGCTTTAACGGAGAAAGGAAAAATTCGTTCTTATAAAATAGATGATAGCTCCATTAAACATAATCCAATGGGAGGCATTATGTTTGATATCATCATTAATGATAGTATAAGTATGTTTGGGAAAATGGGAATTCAAAAAGATGGCGGAAGTGAGCAACTAAGTTCAGTTGGTATGAGTGAATCGGCAGGTTTGCAAGCTTTGGTAGGGGAGTGA
- a CDS encoding DUF1310 family protein: MKQKHKIILSVISLFVTACIGVGLYLAHKNQEFQNEMFRIVHSEEVRELIEEDLKRKDPNALTDKGKIHSYKIDDSSIKHNPMGGIMFHIIINDSISMVGKTGLRMDGENGKIRTEGMTESAGLRALLESDDK; this comes from the coding sequence ATGAAGCAAAAACATAAAATTATCTTATCAGTTATCAGCTTGTTTGTGACTGCTTGCATAGGAGTAGGTCTCTACCTAGCTCACAAAAACCAAGAATTCCAGAATGAAATGTTCAGAATTGTCCATAGTGAGGAAGTGAGGGAGTTGATTGAAGAAGATTTAAAAAGAAAAGATCCAAATGCGTTAACAGACAAAGGGAAGATTCACTCTTATAAAATAGATGATAGCTCCATTAAGCATAATCCGATGGGGGGAATTATGTTTCATATTATCATTAATGATAGTATAAGTATGGTTGGGAAGACTGGTCTTCGAATGGATGGTGAGAATGGGAAAATTCGTACGGAAGGTATGACTGAATCAGCAGGTTTGCGGGCGTTGTTGGAAAGTGACGACAAGTGA
- a CDS encoding DUF1310 family protein: MSKRRNRIMGLIGLSVLILLGVGLYLAHKNHEFQNEMTRIVHSKKVKNLIEKKLKKIDSHALTDKGKIQSYKIDDKSIRHNPMGGIMFDIVINDDPDIVGSTGLRKYGENEDIRTVGMDRSKGLQKLLEE, from the coding sequence ATGTCTAAGAGAAGAAATAGAATTATGGGGCTTATTGGCCTAAGTGTACTGATATTGCTGGGAGTAGGCCTATACCTAGCTCATAAAAATCATGAATTTCAGAATGAGATGACAAGAATTGTCCACAGTAAGAAAGTGAAGAATCTAATAGAAAAGAAATTAAAAAAAATAGATTCTCATGCTTTAACAGATAAGGGGAAAATTCAATCCTATAAAATTGATGATAAGAGCATTCGTCACAATCCAATGGGAGGCATTATGTTTGATATTGTCATTAATGATGACCCTGATATTGTTGGGTCAACAGGCCTTAGAAAATATGGAGAGAATGAGGACATACGAACTGTTGGTATGGATAGGTCAAAAGGTCTTCAGAAGTTGCTAGAGGAGTGA
- a CDS encoding bifunctional 2',3'-cyclic-nucleotide 2'-phosphodiesterase/3'-nucleotidase, producing MSKSSLQKTVVLLSAATLAAAVNAVQADENAPAVTANPAPVESSAAEVKPTTAASPTEATATPESTEPSSAISPENASGNADALMAMARNVAATEDTKPVEGQTVELRILATTDLHTNLVNYDYYQDKPVETLGLAKTAVLIEKAKKENPNVLLVDNGDTIQGTPLGTYKAIVDPVEKGEQHPMYAALQALGFEAGTLGNHEFNYGLDYLNRVIETAGMPLVNANVLDPATGKFIYQPYKIIEKTFTDTQGRLTTVKIGVTGIVPPQILNWDKANLEGKVVVRDSVEAIRDIIPEMRKAGADITLVLSHSGIGDDKYEKGEENEGYQIASLPGVDAVVTGHSHAEFPSGNGTGFYEKYPGVDGVNGKINGTPVTMAGKYGDHLGVIDLKLNYTDGKWKVTDSKGSIRKVDTKSNVADQRVIDIAKESHQGTINYVRQQVGTTTAPITSYFSLVKDDPSVQIVNNAQLWYAKQELAGTPEANLPILSAAAPFKAGTRGDATAYTDIPAGPIAIKNVADLYLYDNVTAILKVNGAQLKEWLEMSAGQFNTIDPNNNQPQNLVNTDYRTYNFDVIDGVTYEFDITQPNKYDREGKLANPNASRVRDLKYQGKEIDPNQEFIVVTNNYRSNGNFPGVREASLNRLLNLENRQAIINYILAVKNINPSADQNWHFADTIKGLDLRFLTADKAKNLIGTDGDIVYLATSAQEGFGEYKFVYVAPKTEPVPIEQPSSPTIAVEAANLQHSRVDFPVLTAVDPSTNKQASHRQAGTESLPATGEKTSSLGLLGLVMTGLAGIFAFKKRERQ from the coding sequence ATGTCTAAATCATCCCTTCAAAAAACGGTTGTGCTTTTGAGCGCAGCGACTCTTGCGGCAGCTGTAAATGCTGTTCAAGCTGATGAGAATGCTCCAGCAGTCACCGCTAATCCTGCTCCAGTAGAAAGCAGCGCAGCGGAAGTAAAACCAACGACTGCTGCAAGTCCTACTGAAGCTACTGCGACACCAGAGAGCACGGAGCCTAGCTCTGCTATTTCCCCAGAAAATGCCAGCGGAAACGCTGATGCTCTGATGGCTATGGCTCGCAATGTCGCAGCTACTGAGGATACTAAGCCCGTGGAGGGACAGACTGTCGAGCTTCGTATCTTGGCAACGACTGACCTCCATACCAACTTGGTCAACTACGACTACTATCAGGACAAGCCGGTGGAGACCTTGGGACTGGCTAAAACAGCCGTGCTGATCGAGAAAGCAAAGAAAGAAAATCCAAATGTCCTCTTGGTCGACAATGGCGATACCATCCAAGGAACGCCGCTTGGAACCTATAAGGCCATTGTAGATCCTGTGGAGAAGGGCGAGCAGCACCCTATGTACGCTGCTCTGCAAGCTCTGGGCTTTGAAGCTGGTACGCTAGGAAACCATGAGTTCAACTATGGTCTGGACTATCTGAACCGTGTGATTGAGACAGCCGGCATGCCTCTTGTCAATGCCAATGTGCTGGATCCAGCGACTGGTAAATTCATCTATCAGCCTTACAAAATCATCGAAAAGACCTTTACGGATACACAAGGCCGCTTGACGACTGTCAAGATTGGTGTGACAGGGATTGTACCGCCACAAATCCTCAACTGGGATAAAGCAAACCTAGAAGGAAAAGTGGTCGTTCGCGATTCTGTTGAGGCTATTCGAGACATCATTCCTGAGATGCGCAAGGCAGGTGCAGACATCACTTTGGTGCTTTCTCACTCTGGTATCGGAGATGACAAGTATGAAAAAGGCGAGGAAAATGAAGGTTATCAAATCGCTAGCCTGCCAGGTGTGGATGCTGTTGTAACGGGCCACTCCCACGCCGAATTCCCAAGCGGAAATGGAACTGGTTTCTACGAAAAATATCCTGGTGTAGACGGTGTCAACGGGAAAATCAACGGCACTCCAGTAACCATGGCTGGAAAATACGGCGACCATCTGGGCGTCATTGACCTCAAGCTAAACTATACCGACGGTAAATGGAAAGTCACTGACAGCAAGGGCTCCATCCGCAAGGTGGATACCAAGTCTAATGTAGCAGATCAGCGCGTCATTGACATTGCTAAGGAATCCCATCAAGGGACTATCAACTATGTCCGACAGCAAGTCGGTACAACGACTGCACCGATTACAAGCTACTTCTCTCTGGTCAAAGACGATCCATCTGTGCAAATCGTCAATAATGCTCAGCTTTGGTATGCTAAGCAAGAGCTGGCTGGCACGCCTGAAGCCAACCTTCCTATCCTGTCTGCAGCTGCTCCTTTCAAGGCGGGAACTCGCGGGGATGCAACGGCCTACACAGACATTCCAGCTGGTCCTATTGCCATCAAGAACGTAGCAGATCTCTATCTTTATGATAATGTCACAGCTATCCTCAAGGTCAACGGTGCCCAGCTCAAAGAATGGTTGGAAATGTCAGCTGGCCAGTTCAACACCATTGACCCAAATAATAACCAACCGCAAAATCTGGTCAATACTGACTACCGGACTTATAACTTTGATGTTATTGACGGTGTTACCTATGAGTTTGACATTACCCAGCCGAACAAATACGACCGCGAAGGCAAGCTGGCAAATCCAAATGCCAGCCGGGTCCGCGACCTTAAATATCAAGGCAAAGAGATTGACCCCAATCAGGAATTTATCGTCGTGACCAACAACTACCGGTCCAACGGTAACTTCCCAGGTGTTCGAGAAGCCAGCCTCAACCGCCTGCTCAATCTGGAAAACCGCCAAGCTATCATCAACTATATCTTAGCTGTCAAAAATATCAATCCAAGTGCAGATCAGAACTGGCATTTCGCTGATACCATCAAGGGACTGGACCTGCGCTTCCTGACAGCTGATAAGGCCAAGAACTTGATTGGTACTGACGGAGACATCGTCTATCTAGCAACCTCTGCCCAAGAAGGATTCGGCGAATACAAATTCGTCTACGTCGCACCGAAAACTGAACCGGTTCCTATTGAGCAACCAAGCTCTCCTACTATCGCAGTTGAAGCAGCCAACCTGCAGCATAGTAGAGTAGACTTCCCTGTCTTGACTGCTGTTGACCCTAGCACAAACAAGCAAGCATCCCACAGACAGGCAGGAACAGAAAGCCTCCCAGCAACCGGAGAAAAGACATCCTCGCTCGGACTCTTGGGACTTGTCATGACCGGACTTGCAGGAATCTTCGCCTTCAAAAAACGTGAAAGACAATAA
- a CDS encoding 16S rRNA (uracil(1498)-N(3))-methyltransferase: MQQYFIKGSPQSPLAVTDKDTAKHMFSVMRLKEGDQVTLVFDDGVKRLARVLDPSQQSLEILEELADNTELPVQVTIASGFPKGDKLEFITQKVTELGASAIWAFPADWSVAKWDGKKLAKKSEKLEKIAQGAAEQSKRNLIPEIRLFNKKADFLATLADFDRIIVAYEESAKAGETAALVSALSGLAAGAKVLFIFGPEGGLSPDEIAAFDQAGAVSAGLGPRILRAETAPLYALTAVSVLLELSNDSL, from the coding sequence ATGCAGCAGTATTTTATAAAAGGAAGTCCTCAGTCTCCTCTGGCGGTCACGGATAAGGACACGGCCAAACATATGTTTTCAGTCATGCGCCTCAAAGAGGGCGACCAAGTTACACTAGTCTTTGATGATGGCGTGAAGCGACTGGCTCGGGTTTTGGACCCCAGTCAACAGAGCTTGGAAATCTTGGAGGAGCTAGCAGACAATACCGAGCTGCCGGTTCAAGTAACCATTGCTTCAGGCTTTCCCAAGGGTGATAAATTAGAGTTTATCACTCAGAAGGTAACGGAGCTAGGAGCCAGTGCTATCTGGGCTTTTCCAGCGGACTGGTCGGTGGCCAAGTGGGATGGCAAAAAGCTGGCTAAAAAGAGTGAAAAGCTAGAGAAAATTGCTCAGGGAGCAGCGGAGCAGAGTAAGCGAAATCTGATTCCTGAGATTCGGCTCTTTAATAAAAAAGCAGACTTCCTGGCGACCTTGGCAGATTTTGACCGCATCATCGTGGCCTATGAAGAATCGGCCAAAGCAGGAGAAACTGCAGCTCTAGTCAGTGCTCTGTCAGGCTTGGCAGCCGGCGCAAAAGTGCTCTTTATCTTCGGACCGGAGGGCGGTCTCTCGCCAGATGAAATAGCAGCCTTTGACCAAGCAGGCGCTGTATCGGCTGGTCTAGGTCCACGTATCCTGCGGGCTGAAACAGCTCCGCTTTACGCCTTGACGGCAGTCAGTGTTTTGTTGGAATTGAGCAATGACAGTCTCTAA
- the prmA gene encoding 50S ribosomal protein L11 methyltransferase — MDTWQELTIEVKREAEEAASNILIELGSQGVAIDDSADYLGQVDQYGELFPEVEQSERVRITGYYPDSVDIEAVAAQANERLTELDGFGLETGDIQLTRQELAEEDWADNWKKYFEPARITHDLTIVPSWTEYEATAGEKIIKLDPGMAFGTGTHPTTKMSLFALEQVLRGGETVLDVGTGSGVLSIASSLLGAKDIYAYDLDEVAVRVAQENIELNPGMENIHVAPGNLLRGVEIEADVIVANILADILVHLTEDAYRLVKDEGYLIMSGIISEKWEMVRESAEAAGFFLETHMIQGEWNACVFKKTQDISGVIGG, encoded by the coding sequence ATGGACACTTGGCAGGAATTAACGATTGAAGTGAAGCGTGAGGCGGAGGAAGCAGCCTCGAATATTCTGATCGAGCTGGGCAGTCAGGGCGTGGCTATCGATGACAGCGCAGATTATCTGGGGCAGGTCGACCAGTATGGTGAGCTTTTTCCAGAAGTTGAGCAGAGCGAGCGGGTTCGGATTACCGGCTACTATCCGGATTCTGTGGATATAGAGGCTGTTGCAGCCCAGGCCAATGAGCGTCTGACTGAGCTGGATGGCTTCGGATTGGAGACGGGCGATATTCAGCTGACTCGGCAGGAACTGGCTGAGGAAGACTGGGCGGACAATTGGAAGAAATACTTTGAGCCGGCTCGGATTACCCATGACTTGACAATTGTGCCGTCATGGACGGAGTATGAGGCGACAGCTGGTGAGAAGATTATCAAGCTGGATCCTGGCATGGCCTTTGGTACGGGCACTCACCCAACGACCAAGATGAGCCTCTTTGCTTTGGAGCAGGTCTTACGAGGCGGAGAAACGGTGCTGGATGTGGGTACAGGCAGTGGCGTTCTCTCCATTGCCAGCTCTCTCTTGGGCGCTAAGGACATCTACGCTTATGATTTAGACGAGGTGGCGGTGCGCGTGGCTCAGGAAAATATTGAGCTCAATCCAGGTATGGAGAACATCCATGTGGCACCGGGTAATCTTCTTCGAGGCGTAGAAATCGAGGCGGATGTCATTGTTGCCAACATCTTGGCCGATATTCTCGTCCATCTGACAGAGGATGCCTACCGTTTGGTCAAGGATGAGGGCTATCTGATTATGAGTGGGATTATTTCTGAGAAGTGGGAAATGGTGCGCGAGTCAGCAGAAGCAGCAGGATTTTTCCTAGAAACTCATATGATTCAGGGCGAGTGGAATGCCTGTGTCTTTAAGAAAACGCAAGACATTTCAGGCGTGATAGGTGGTTAG
- a CDS encoding GNAT family N-acetyltransferase, with protein sequence MIHIERAGAEDLETIIAIQRASFKAVYEKYQDQYDPYLEERERIRWKLVERPNSFYYFVKDGEKILGFIRLNTNDEQTAGWIGTVAILPEHQNKGYGSEGLGLIEETFSTIMKWDLCTVFQDKGMVAFYEKNGYHQTHTEPEKEGMDMVYMTKTMK encoded by the coding sequence ATGATTCATATTGAGCGGGCGGGAGCTGAGGATTTAGAGACCATTATTGCCATTCAGCGAGCGAGTTTTAAGGCTGTTTATGAAAAATATCAGGATCAATACGACCCCTATCTGGAGGAGCGAGAGCGGATTCGCTGGAAGCTGGTTGAGCGGCCCAATAGTTTTTATTATTTTGTCAAAGACGGCGAGAAGATTCTGGGCTTTATCCGCTTGAATACAAATGATGAACAGACAGCAGGCTGGATTGGGACAGTGGCGATTTTGCCAGAGCACCAGAATAAAGGATATGGCTCTGAGGGGCTTGGCCTGATAGAGGAGACATTCTCTACCATTATGAAATGGGATTTGTGTACGGTTTTCCAGGATAAAGGCATGGTGGCTTTTTATGAGAAAAACGGCTATCATCAGACCCATACGGAGCCCGAAAAAGAGGGCATGGATATGGTTTACATGACGAAGACAATGAAATAA
- a CDS encoding NUDIX hydrolase: MTDEEGLDLLHKQMEFSGCKIALLCDDKLLTILRDDISTIPWLNMWELPGGGREDEETPFECVQREVFEELSFKLEEAAIDWAKEYQGMLDPEKTSIFMVGTITQEEFASIIFGDEGQAYQMMDVSQFLADEKVIPQLQDRLRDYLEVRA; the protein is encoded by the coding sequence ATGACAGATGAAGAAGGACTAGATTTGCTGCACAAACAGATGGAGTTTTCTGGCTGCAAGATTGCCTTGCTCTGTGATGATAAGCTACTGACTATCTTGCGAGACGATATTTCAACCATTCCTTGGCTCAATATGTGGGAGTTACCGGGCGGTGGCCGCGAGGACGAGGAAACGCCTTTTGAATGTGTCCAAAGGGAAGTTTTCGAAGAGCTTAGTTTTAAGCTTGAAGAAGCGGCTATTGACTGGGCTAAGGAATATCAAGGAATGCTTGATCCAGAAAAAACCTCTATTTTTATGGTGGGAACCATCACTCAGGAAGAATTTGCCAGCATCATCTTTGGTGATGAGGGCCAGGCTTATCAGATGATGGATGTGAGCCAGTTTTTAGCAGATGAAAAGGTTATTCCGCAGCTGCAGGACAGGTTAAGAGATTATTTGGAGGTGCGAGCATGA
- a CDS encoding DUF3013 family protein encodes MAKYGFLEILDEEMGKSFPFDYEINWDKKNHAVEVAFLLEVQNPGGIETVDAEGNASAEDIYFEEAVLFYNPVKSRFEAEDYLAALPYEPKKGLSREFLAYFVDFLSQTAESGLDALMDFLADSEAAEFEMAWNAEAFENGRADLAETEFYSYPRY; translated from the coding sequence ATGGCTAAGTACGGTTTTTTGGAGATATTGGACGAGGAAATGGGGAAGAGCTTTCCTTTTGACTATGAGATAAACTGGGACAAGAAGAATCACGCGGTGGAAGTAGCCTTTCTTCTTGAGGTGCAAAATCCAGGCGGGATTGAGACGGTTGATGCTGAGGGCAATGCCTCGGCTGAGGATATTTACTTTGAGGAAGCCGTGCTTTTCTATAATCCGGTCAAGTCTCGTTTTGAGGCCGAGGACTATCTGGCTGCCCTGCCCTATGAGCCGAAGAAAGGGCTGTCACGGGAGTTTTTGGCTTATTTCGTGGATTTCCTAAGCCAAACAGCTGAGTCTGGCCTTGATGCGCTCATGGACTTTTTAGCAGATTCAGAGGCGGCAGAGTTTGAGATGGCTTGGAATGCTGAGGCTTTTGAAAATGGCAGAGCTGACTTGGCTGAGACAGAATTTTATTCATATCCGAGGTATTAG